A genomic window from Variovorax paradoxus includes:
- a CDS encoding alpha-glucosidase → MGSNTDSSEWWRGAVIYQIYPRSFMDSNSDGIGDLPGITSRLEHVASLGVDAIWVSPFFRSPMKDFGYDVADYRAVDPMFGTLANFDAMLARMHELGLKLVIDQVLSHTSDQHAWFAESRSSRDNPKADWYVWADPKPDGTPPTNWLSVFGGSAWQWDSRRRQYYLHSFLAEQPDLNFHCPEVQRALLGEVRFWCERGVDGFRFDACNHQFHDAQLRDNPPASLASIGEVSTVRADNPYAMQQHLYDKSQHENLAFLESLRRLLDGYGAVALGEVGDENAPPVMAQYTDRGKRLHQAYSFSLLTADHSPKHLRHQVEALDEALEPTSGWGCWAMSNHDVPRVATRWSDGGTPDTRRDRLWLTLLLALRGSASIYQGEELGLPEAEVPFELLQDPYGRAFWPEFKGRDGCRTPMPWTAEAPNGGFTTGAPWLPVYGPHLPLAVERQAADSGSMLAFSRALLHWRRTQPLLRTGGIRFIDAPEPLLHFERRDGKLSLQAVFNLGSEPVSMPLPDGLMPLVGQPLEHTAVMQTVDVKRMLTLSPYGVFFGTPAVEGQS, encoded by the coding sequence ATGGGCAGCAATACCGACAGCAGCGAATGGTGGCGCGGTGCGGTGATCTACCAGATCTACCCGCGCAGCTTCATGGACAGCAACAGCGACGGCATCGGCGACCTGCCGGGCATCACGTCCCGGCTCGAGCACGTGGCCAGCCTCGGCGTCGATGCCATCTGGGTTTCTCCTTTCTTCCGTTCACCGATGAAAGACTTCGGCTACGACGTGGCCGACTACCGCGCCGTAGACCCGATGTTCGGCACGCTGGCCAACTTCGACGCCATGCTGGCGCGGATGCACGAACTGGGCCTGAAGCTCGTCATCGACCAGGTGCTGTCGCACACGTCCGACCAGCACGCCTGGTTCGCCGAGAGCCGTTCGAGCCGCGACAACCCCAAGGCCGACTGGTACGTCTGGGCCGACCCCAAGCCCGATGGCACGCCGCCCACCAACTGGCTGTCGGTGTTTGGCGGCTCCGCCTGGCAGTGGGACTCGCGGCGGCGGCAGTACTACCTGCACAGCTTCCTGGCCGAGCAGCCCGACCTCAACTTCCATTGCCCCGAAGTGCAAAGGGCCCTGCTGGGCGAGGTGCGCTTCTGGTGCGAGCGCGGCGTGGACGGCTTTCGCTTCGACGCCTGCAATCACCAGTTTCACGACGCGCAGCTGCGCGACAACCCGCCGGCCTCGCTGGCGTCGATCGGCGAAGTCAGCACGGTGCGCGCCGACAACCCCTATGCGATGCAGCAGCATCTGTACGACAAGAGCCAGCACGAGAACCTGGCGTTCCTCGAAAGCCTGCGCCGGCTGCTCGACGGCTACGGCGCGGTGGCGCTGGGCGAGGTCGGCGACGAGAACGCGCCGCCCGTCATGGCGCAGTACACCGATCGCGGCAAGCGTCTGCACCAGGCCTACAGCTTCAGCCTGCTGACGGCCGACCACAGCCCAAAGCACTTGCGCCACCAGGTCGAGGCGCTCGACGAGGCGCTCGAACCCACGAGCGGCTGGGGCTGCTGGGCGATGTCGAACCACGACGTGCCGCGCGTCGCCACGCGCTGGAGCGACGGCGGCACACCCGACACGCGCCGCGACCGGCTCTGGCTGACCCTTCTGCTCGCGCTGCGCGGCAGTGCCAGCATCTACCAGGGCGAAGAACTGGGCCTGCCCGAGGCCGAAGTGCCGTTCGAACTGCTGCAAGACCCATACGGTCGTGCGTTCTGGCCCGAGTTCAAGGGCCGCGACGGCTGCCGCACGCCGATGCCGTGGACTGCCGAGGCGCCGAACGGCGGCTTCACCACCGGCGCGCCCTGGCTGCCGGTGTACGGCCCTCACCTGCCGCTGGCCGTCGAACGGCAGGCCGCGGACTCTGGCTCGATGCTGGCGTTCAGTCGCGCGCTGCTGCACTGGCGGCGCACGCAACCGCTGCTGCGCACCGGTGGCATCCGCTTCATCGATGCGCCCGAGCCGCTGCTGCACTTCGAGCGGCGCGACGGAAAGCTCTCGCTACAGGCGGTCTTCAACTTGGGGAGCGAGCCGGTATCGATGCCGTTGCCCGACGGGCTGATGCCTCTCGTCGGACAGCCGCTTGAGCACACCGCCGTCATGCAGACCGTGGATGTAAAGCGCATGCTGACGCTGTCGCCGTACGGCGTCTTCTTCGGCACGCCCGCCGTTGAAGGACAAAGCTGA
- the glgC gene encoding glucose-1-phosphate adenylyltransferase yields MDNLTPQAHPQQELQAHQLVRRTIALVLAGGRGSRLKQLTDRRAKPAVYFGGKFRIIDFALSNCLNSGIRRMAVVTQYKSHSLMRHLQRGWSFLRAELNEMVDVLPAQQRVGDEHWYRGTADAVFQNLDIIQTRSTKHDYVVVLAGDHIYKMDYSIMVKDHAEHGLGCTVGCIEVPRMEATAFGVMAIDDGRQITAFLEKPADPPAMPGHPDVALASMGIYVFDSEYLYQLLEEDSVNPDSSHDFGKDIIPRAVAQGRALAHPFGMSCVTRASRGPDAKAYWRDVGTIDAFWAANLDLASITPELDIYDTDWPIWTYQRQLPPAKFVLDRHGQHGMTVNTIVSGGCIVSGSKVSSSVLFSGVRIHSFCEINEAVLLPDVEVGRGARLNRVVIDRACVIPDDMVIGEDAAADAARFERTENGVVLVTREMLKRLTA; encoded by the coding sequence ATGGACAACCTCACACCGCAAGCGCACCCGCAGCAGGAGCTGCAGGCCCATCAACTGGTACGCCGCACCATAGCCCTGGTGCTGGCCGGCGGGCGCGGCTCCCGCCTCAAGCAGCTGACCGACCGACGCGCCAAGCCGGCCGTGTACTTCGGCGGCAAGTTCCGCATCATCGACTTCGCGCTGTCCAACTGCCTGAACTCGGGCATACGGCGCATGGCGGTGGTCACGCAGTACAAGTCGCACTCGCTCATGCGCCACCTGCAGCGCGGCTGGAGCTTCTTGCGCGCCGAGCTCAACGAGATGGTCGACGTGCTGCCCGCGCAGCAGCGCGTAGGCGACGAGCACTGGTACCGCGGCACGGCCGATGCGGTGTTCCAGAACCTGGACATCATCCAGACCCGCTCCACCAAGCACGACTACGTGGTGGTACTTGCCGGCGACCACATCTACAAGATGGACTACTCGATCATGGTGAAAGACCATGCCGAGCACGGCCTGGGCTGCACTGTCGGCTGCATCGAGGTGCCGCGCATGGAAGCCACGGCCTTCGGCGTGATGGCCATCGACGACGGCCGCCAGATCACGGCCTTCCTGGAAAAACCCGCCGACCCGCCCGCCATGCCCGGCCACCCCGACGTGGCGCTGGCGAGCATGGGCATCTACGTGTTCGACTCCGAATACCTCTACCAGCTGCTCGAAGAAGACAGCGTCAACCCCGATTCGAGCCACGATTTCGGCAAGGACATCATTCCCCGCGCCGTGGCCCAGGGCCGCGCGCTGGCCCATCCTTTCGGCATGTCGTGCGTCACGCGGGCCTCGCGCGGACCCGACGCCAAGGCCTACTGGCGCGACGTGGGCACGATTGATGCATTCTGGGCAGCCAACCTCGATCTGGCCTCCATCACCCCGGAGCTCGACATCTATGACACGGACTGGCCCATCTGGACTTACCAGCGGCAACTGCCACCGGCCAAGTTCGTGCTCGACCGGCACGGCCAGCACGGCATGACGGTCAACACCATCGTGTCGGGCGGCTGCATCGTCTCGGGCTCCAAGGTCAGCAGCTCGGTGCTGTTCTCGGGGGTGCGCATCCATTCCTTCTGCGAAATCAACGAGGCCGTGCTGCTGCCCGACGTGGAAGTCGGCCGCGGCGCCCGGCTCAACCGGGTGGTGATCGACCGCGCCTGCGTCATACCCGACGACATGGTGATCGGCGAAGATGCCGCGGCCGACGCCGCCCGCTTCGAGCGTACCGAGAACGGCGTGGTGCTGGTCACGCGCGAGATGCTCAAACGACTGACCGCCTGA
- a CDS encoding CMD domain-containing protein, with protein sequence MTTSTLTFDVIDAAVPLAPDHPAWALRRQRDKVVAATQGSYDAMFSPAVEGLSVSERLLVALHACCVSKADSLAAHYRDRLVAEGADGAVIAAVDAGKPVADARLQAVLAFTGKLIERPIEGDRAAVQSLADSGLSTPAIVAMSQLIAFLSYQIRVAAGLKALAAVEVAA encoded by the coding sequence ATGACAACCAGCACTCTCACTTTCGATGTGATCGATGCCGCCGTCCCGCTGGCACCGGACCACCCCGCCTGGGCGCTGCGCCGCCAGCGCGACAAGGTCGTCGCCGCGACGCAGGGCAGCTACGACGCGATGTTTTCCCCGGCCGTCGAAGGCCTGTCAGTGAGCGAGCGGCTGCTGGTGGCGCTGCATGCCTGCTGCGTGTCGAAGGCGGACAGCCTGGCCGCGCACTACCGCGACCGGCTGGTGGCCGAAGGCGCAGACGGCGCCGTGATTGCGGCGGTGGATGCCGGCAAGCCCGTGGCCGATGCGCGCCTGCAGGCCGTGCTGGCCTTCACCGGCAAGCTGATCGAACGCCCCATCGAGGGCGACAGGGCGGCCGTGCAGTCGCTGGCCGACAGCGGCCTGTCGACGCCTGCCATCGTGGCAATGAGCCAGCTGATCGCTTTCCTGTCGTACCAGATCCGCGTTGCCGCGGGCCTTAAGGCGCTGGCAGCGGTGGAGGTGGCGGCATGA
- the glgX gene encoding glycogen debranching protein GlgX encodes MLSAGNPFPLGATSSPQGVNFALAAPTAEAVELCIFDSTGKNEQQRLKLPAQTDGIWHGHLPSATPGLVYGYRVHGPWSPHEGTRFNPAKLLLDPYAREIVGSYDGSDIFLGHAPANPDKRDTRDNAAVALKARVTAPNPAPAATPGHARIAVGDRVLYELHVKGQTKLHPAIPAALRGTYAGLAEPAVLDHLQALGITTLSLMPVQHRADEQRLLRMGLSNYWGYTTIGWFAPEARYWSGRPGTTPAGEFRAMADAIHARGMELVIDVVYNHSAETDELGPTLSLRGIDNALYYHLRPDDRALYENWTGCGNCLNLGEPRVLQLVMDSLRFWACEMGVDGFRFDLAPVLGRDAQRGFDARAPFFAAIAQDPVLSRTLLIAEPWDIGPGGYRLGEFPPGWLEWNDRYRDTQRGFWLRQVHDDKASLGDFAHRFTASSTQFAHNGRAPTASVNFVTAHDGFTLRDLVSYNERHNLANGENNHDGHGHNMSNNCGVEGPSDDPAVLALRTRLQRALLATLMLSQGTPMLLAGDELGHSQQGNNNAYCQDNETTWLAWIGASAPGSDAARMSAFVARLAALRREAPALRSTRWWPAEAPQGTPPGIRWLRPDGESMTPADWNSTGTALAILFGDGTDDNSSAWLVMVNAGPQTVSFTLPAGTWRLSLSTDPGHDPGEVGQSLGDTAQVPFSSIGIART; translated from the coding sequence ATGCTGAGCGCAGGTAACCCCTTCCCCTTGGGCGCAACGTCTTCACCACAAGGCGTCAACTTCGCCCTGGCAGCCCCAACAGCAGAAGCAGTAGAGCTGTGCATCTTCGACAGCACAGGCAAGAACGAACAACAACGCCTCAAACTACCAGCGCAAACAGACGGCATCTGGCACGGCCACCTCCCCAGCGCAACTCCAGGCCTGGTCTACGGCTACCGAGTCCACGGCCCTTGGTCCCCTCACGAGGGAACCCGCTTCAACCCAGCCAAGCTACTGCTCGACCCCTACGCCCGAGAGATCGTAGGCAGCTACGACGGCAGCGACATCTTCCTTGGCCACGCCCCAGCGAATCCAGACAAGAGAGACACCCGAGACAACGCCGCAGTAGCCCTCAAAGCCCGGGTAACTGCACCCAATCCGGCACCAGCAGCCACCCCAGGCCACGCGCGCATCGCGGTAGGCGACCGCGTCCTCTACGAACTGCACGTCAAAGGCCAGACAAAGCTCCACCCCGCCATCCCCGCAGCCCTGAGAGGCACCTACGCCGGCCTGGCGGAACCCGCCGTACTCGACCACCTCCAGGCCCTGGGCATCACAACCCTGAGCCTCATGCCCGTCCAGCACCGAGCCGACGAACAGCGCCTGCTGCGCATGGGCCTGAGCAACTACTGGGGCTACACCACCATCGGCTGGTTCGCCCCCGAAGCCCGCTACTGGAGCGGCCGCCCCGGCACCACCCCCGCCGGCGAATTCCGCGCCATGGCCGACGCCATCCACGCGCGCGGCATGGAACTGGTGATCGACGTCGTCTACAACCACAGCGCCGAAACCGATGAACTCGGCCCCACGCTCTCGCTGCGCGGCATCGACAACGCGCTGTACTACCACCTGCGCCCCGACGACCGCGCCCTCTACGAGAACTGGACCGGCTGCGGCAACTGCCTCAACCTCGGCGAGCCGCGCGTGCTGCAACTGGTGATGGACAGCCTGCGCTTCTGGGCCTGCGAGATGGGCGTGGACGGCTTCCGCTTCGATCTCGCGCCGGTGCTCGGGCGCGATGCACAACGGGGGTTCGATGCGCGCGCGCCCTTCTTCGCCGCCATCGCCCAAGACCCGGTGCTCTCGCGCACGCTGCTCATCGCCGAGCCCTGGGACATCGGCCCCGGCGGCTACCGCCTCGGCGAGTTCCCGCCCGGCTGGCTCGAATGGAACGACCGCTACCGCGACACGCAGCGCGGCTTCTGGCTGCGGCAGGTCCACGACGACAAGGCAAGCCTCGGCGACTTCGCCCATCGCTTCACGGCCTCCAGCACCCAGTTTGCGCACAACGGCCGCGCGCCGACCGCGAGCGTCAACTTCGTCACCGCGCACGATGGCTTTACGCTGCGCGACCTCGTGAGCTACAACGAGCGCCACAACCTCGCCAACGGCGAGAACAACCACGACGGCCACGGCCACAACATGAGCAACAACTGCGGCGTCGAGGGCCCGAGCGACGACCCCGCCGTGCTGGCATTGCGCACCCGCCTGCAGCGCGCGCTGCTCGCCACGCTGATGCTGTCCCAGGGCACGCCCATGCTGCTGGCCGGCGACGAACTTGGCCACAGCCAGCAGGGCAACAACAACGCCTACTGCCAGGACAACGAAACCACCTGGCTTGCATGGATAGGCGCGTCCGCCCCCGGCAGCGACGCGGCCCGCATGAGCGCCTTCGTGGCGCGCCTTGCCGCCCTGCGCCGCGAGGCGCCGGCCCTGCGCAGCACTCGCTGGTGGCCGGCCGAAGCGCCGCAGGGCACGCCACCGGGCATCCGCTGGCTGCGCCCCGACGGCGAATCGATGACGCCCGCCGACTGGAACAGCACGGGCACGGCCCTTGCAATCCTCTTCGGCGATGGCACCGACGACAACAGCAGCGCGTGGCTGGTGATGGTAAACGCAGGCCCGCAGACCGTGTCCTTCACGCTGCCCGCGGGTACGTGGCGTCTGAGCCTTTCTACCGATCCCGGGCACGACCCGGGCGAGGTGGGCCAATCGCTCGGCGACACGGCACAAGTGCCTTTTTCGAGCATCGGGATTGCAAGAACGTAG
- the glgB gene encoding 1,4-alpha-glucan branching protein GlgB, producing MPLKPLPESEVHALMRAEHGDPFSVLGPHERPEGLEVRALLPGAQRVAVVHSRTGWPLAILARHEGSDLFSGLVPAAEARMGYSFQVDWEAHTSRLEDPYRFPFVLGETDVWLLAEGTHLRPWERLGAHLREMDGVKGVAFAVWAPNARRVSVVGNFNNWDGRRHMMRLRRECGVWEIFAPHVTVGDSYEFEILSAQGEVLRKADPFAFSSQLRPDTACVVQPLPAPVKMPEGRAAANERHAPISIYEVHLGSWRRKNGHEWLDYRDLADTLVPYVRDLGFTHIELLPITEHPFDGSWGYQPIGLYAPTSRFGTPGDFRHFVEAAHAAGLGVILDWVPAHFPTDSHGLGRFDGTALYEYADPREGFHNDWQTLIFNYARTEVRNYLVGNALYWLERYGVDGLRVDAVASMLYRDYSRKAGEWVPNVLGGRENLEAIDFLRRMNRVVGVERPGAVTLAEESTSFPGVTRPPEDGGLGFHYKWNMGWMNDTLSYAGTDPVYRKHHHQQITFGLMYAHSENFVLPLSHDEVVHGKGSLIGRMPGDEWQRFAGLRNLYGYLWAYPGKKLLFMGGEFAQYAEWNADRGLDWHLLEHASHQGVRRLVRDLNNVYRHFPALHELDHDGAGFEWIVHDDADQSVFAFVRRGRDGAFVVAVCNFTPVPRHGYRLGVPVSGSYREVINTDGAVYGGSGVGNGVVESAPVAWHGKVDSISISVPPLATVMWVLA from the coding sequence ATGCCCTTGAAGCCGCTGCCCGAGTCCGAAGTCCATGCGCTGATGCGCGCGGAGCACGGCGATCCGTTTTCCGTGCTGGGCCCGCACGAGAGGCCCGAGGGCCTGGAAGTGCGCGCGCTGCTACCCGGCGCGCAGCGCGTGGCCGTGGTGCATTCGCGCACCGGCTGGCCGCTGGCCATCCTCGCGCGGCACGAAGGCTCGGACCTGTTCAGCGGACTGGTTCCGGCGGCCGAGGCCCGCATGGGCTATTCGTTCCAGGTCGACTGGGAGGCGCACACCTCGCGGCTCGAAGACCCGTATCGCTTTCCGTTCGTGCTCGGCGAAACCGATGTTTGGCTGCTGGCCGAGGGCACGCACCTGCGGCCGTGGGAGCGGCTGGGCGCGCACCTGCGCGAGATGGACGGCGTGAAGGGCGTGGCCTTCGCGGTGTGGGCGCCGAATGCGCGGCGCGTGTCGGTGGTCGGCAACTTCAACAACTGGGACGGCCGGCGCCACATGATGCGACTGCGCCGCGAGTGCGGCGTGTGGGAGATCTTTGCGCCGCACGTGACCGTCGGCGACAGCTACGAGTTCGAGATCCTGTCGGCGCAGGGCGAGGTGCTGCGCAAGGCCGACCCCTTCGCGTTTTCCTCGCAGCTGCGGCCCGACACGGCCTGCGTGGTGCAGCCCCTGCCCGCGCCGGTGAAGATGCCCGAAGGCCGCGCCGCCGCGAACGAGCGCCACGCGCCGATCAGCATCTACGAAGTGCACCTGGGCTCGTGGCGCCGCAAGAACGGCCACGAATGGCTGGACTACCGCGACCTGGCCGACACGCTGGTGCCCTACGTGCGCGACCTGGGCTTCACGCACATCGAGCTGCTGCCGATCACCGAGCACCCCTTCGATGGCTCATGGGGCTACCAGCCGATCGGCCTGTACGCGCCGACCTCGCGCTTCGGCACGCCGGGCGACTTCCGGCATTTCGTCGAGGCCGCGCACGCGGCCGGACTGGGCGTGATCCTCGACTGGGTGCCCGCGCACTTTCCGACCGATTCGCACGGCCTCGGCCGTTTCGACGGCACCGCGCTGTACGAGTACGCCGACCCGCGCGAGGGCTTCCACAACGACTGGCAGACGCTGATCTTCAACTACGCCCGCACGGAGGTGCGCAACTACCTGGTCGGCAATGCGCTGTACTGGCTGGAGCGCTACGGCGTGGACGGCCTGCGCGTGGATGCGGTGGCTTCGATGCTGTACCGCGACTACAGCCGCAAGGCCGGCGAGTGGGTGCCGAACGTGCTCGGCGGACGCGAGAACCTGGAGGCCATCGACTTCCTGCGGCGCATGAACCGCGTGGTGGGTGTCGAGCGGCCGGGCGCGGTGACGCTGGCCGAGGAGTCGACGAGCTTCCCCGGCGTGACCCGCCCGCCTGAAGACGGCGGGCTGGGGTTTCACTACAAGTGGAACATGGGGTGGATGAACGACACGCTGTCGTATGCGGGCACCGACCCGGTCTACCGCAAGCACCATCACCAGCAGATCACCTTCGGGCTGATGTACGCGCACAGCGAGAACTTCGTGCTGCCGCTGTCGCATGACGAAGTGGTGCATGGGAAGGGATCGCTGATCGGGCGCATGCCCGGGGACGAGTGGCAGAGGTTTGCCGGCCTGCGCAACCTGTACGGCTATCTCTGGGCGTATCCGGGGAAGAAGTTGCTGTTCATGGGCGGGGAGTTTGCGCAGTACGCGGAGTGGAATGCGGACCGCGGCCTGGACTGGCATCTGCTGGAGCATGCCTCTCATCAAGGAGTGCGGCGGCTGGTGCGCGACTTGAACAACGTGTATCGGCACTTTCCTGCGTTGCACGAGCTTGACCATGACGGGGCGGGGTTCGAGTGGATCGTGCATGACGATGCGGATCAGTCTGTATTCGCGTTCGTACGGCGGGGGCGGGATGGGGCGTTTGTTGTGGCTGTTTGCAACTTCACGCCTGTGCCTCGGCATGGGTATCGGTTGGGGGTGCCTGTTTCGGGTTCCTACCGGGAGGTCATCAATACGGATGGGGCTGTTTATGGGGGGAGTGGGGTTGGCAATGGGGTTGTCGAAAGTGCTCCTGTTGCCTGGCATGGGAAGGTGGATTCGATCTCGATCAGCGTGCCTCCGTTGGCTACTGTGATGTGGGTGTTGGCTTGA
- a CDS encoding peroxidase-related enzyme (This protein belongs to a clade of uncharacterized proteins related to peroxidases such as the alkylhydroperoxidase AhpD.) translates to MTAPIRIKGFTNEVLKWKPWLDTVNVDTATPAQLAALDEMSPQARTSPYFLVLAHQPEILLQRSIAFNAIMFAPGGMPRAERELGATVESRVNGCVYCASVHAQRFEQLAKRNDVISQVFEEPMGAGTTAREKAIVEFSIRLGVEPDKISADDVRGLKEVGLTELEILDLIHSVAIFAWANRLMLNLGEPVFPEAAAS, encoded by the coding sequence ATGACGGCCCCGATCCGCATCAAGGGTTTTACCAACGAAGTGCTGAAGTGGAAGCCGTGGCTCGACACGGTGAACGTCGACACCGCCACGCCGGCGCAACTGGCGGCGTTGGACGAGATGAGCCCGCAGGCGCGCACCTCGCCGTACTTTCTGGTGCTGGCGCATCAGCCCGAGATACTGCTGCAGCGCTCGATTGCCTTCAACGCGATCATGTTCGCGCCGGGTGGCATGCCGCGCGCCGAGCGCGAGCTGGGCGCCACGGTGGAGTCGCGCGTCAACGGCTGCGTGTACTGTGCCTCGGTGCATGCCCAGCGCTTCGAGCAACTGGCCAAGCGCAACGACGTGATCTCTCAGGTGTTCGAGGAGCCGATGGGCGCGGGCACTACGGCGCGCGAGAAGGCCATCGTCGAGTTTTCGATTCGTCTCGGCGTGGAACCCGACAAGATTTCGGCCGACGACGTGCGCGGGTTGAAGGAGGTCGGGCTGACCGAGCTGGAAATCCTCGACCTGATCCACTCGGTTGCCATCTTCGCCTGGGCCAACCGGCTGATGCTCAACCTCGGGGAGCCGGTGTTCCCCGAGGCCGCAGCGTCATAG
- a CDS encoding NAD(P)-binding domain-containing protein — translation MTTSDSASSSLAALEARLAQDLEYLGWPGRNWMPARQADGEPMLDVVVIGGGQAGLAASVALAQLGIRAVVFDRSPAGSEGPWATTARMETLRSPKELTGPALGLPSLTFRAWFEAQFGLEAWTAMDKIPRLQWMDYLVWYRRVMGVDVRNDTAVTGIHPLPDATGVRLDLRTPQGERSVLARRIVLATGRDGLGGPAIPAFVNALPRSKWAHSSDEMDYGQLKGLRVGVVGAGSSAMDSAGTALEAGARSVELLIRRPDLPRVNKGKGAGVPGLTQGHYDLPDELKWRIRHYINVANVPPPHGSTLRVSGHANAFFNFGCPILAIEPKGDSMRVSTPKGDFEFDFLIVSTGFQVDWPNRPEFDGIAAQVRTWKDRFVPAPGDEDQELADSPDLGPVFEFQERVPGECPGLGRIHCFCYPAALSHGTVSGDIPAISDGAKRLASGIASLFYREDFDHHYANLEAYAEPELFGDEWTPALPPQERN, via the coding sequence ATGACGACATCAGATTCCGCCTCTTCTTCCCTCGCCGCGCTCGAAGCGCGGCTCGCCCAGGACCTCGAATACCTCGGCTGGCCCGGGCGCAACTGGATGCCCGCGCGGCAGGCTGACGGTGAACCGATGCTCGACGTGGTCGTCATCGGCGGCGGGCAGGCCGGCTTGGCTGCCTCGGTCGCGCTGGCGCAATTGGGCATCCGCGCGGTGGTGTTCGACCGCTCGCCCGCGGGCAGCGAAGGCCCCTGGGCGACCACGGCGCGCATGGAGACGCTGCGTTCGCCCAAGGAGCTCACCGGTCCCGCGCTGGGCCTGCCGTCGCTCACCTTCCGGGCGTGGTTCGAGGCCCAGTTCGGGCTGGAGGCCTGGACGGCGATGGACAAGATCCCGCGCCTGCAGTGGATGGACTACCTGGTCTGGTACCGCCGCGTGATGGGCGTGGACGTGCGCAACGACACGGCCGTGACTGGCATCCACCCCCTGCCTGACGCGACCGGCGTGCGCCTGGACCTGCGCACGCCGCAAGGCGAACGCAGCGTGCTGGCGCGCCGCATCGTGCTCGCCACCGGGCGCGACGGCCTCGGCGGGCCGGCCATTCCCGCTTTCGTCAACGCGCTGCCGCGCTCGAAATGGGCGCATTCCTCCGACGAAATGGATTACGGCCAGCTCAAGGGCCTGCGCGTGGGCGTGGTCGGCGCGGGCTCCTCGGCCATGGACAGCGCGGGCACCGCACTGGAGGCCGGCGCGCGCAGTGTCGAACTGCTGATCCGCCGGCCCGATCTGCCGCGAGTCAACAAGGGCAAGGGCGCGGGCGTGCCGGGGCTCACACAGGGCCACTACGACCTGCCCGACGAGCTCAAATGGCGCATCCGCCACTACATCAACGTGGCGAATGTGCCGCCGCCGCACGGCAGCACGCTGCGGGTGTCGGGGCACGCCAATGCCTTCTTCAACTTCGGCTGCCCGATCCTGGCCATCGAGCCGAAGGGCGATTCGATGCGCGTGTCGACGCCGAAGGGCGACTTCGAATTCGACTTCCTCATCGTCTCGACCGGCTTCCAGGTCGACTGGCCCAACCGCCCCGAGTTCGACGGCATCGCCGCCCAGGTGCGCACCTGGAAAGACCGCTTCGTGCCCGCCCCCGGCGACGAAGACCAGGAACTGGCCGACTCGCCCGACCTCGGGCCGGTCTTCGAATTCCAGGAGCGCGTGCCGGGCGAATGCCCGGGGCTCGGGCGCATCCACTGCTTCTGCTACCCGGCGGCGCTGTCGCACGGCACGGTGTCGGGCGACATCCCGGCCATCAGCGATGGCGCCAAGCGGCTGGCCAGCGGCATCGCCAGCCTGTTCTACCGCGAAGACTTCGACCACCACTACGCCAACCTCGAGGCCTACGCCGAGCCGGAACTCTTCGGCGACGAATGGACGCCCGCGCTGCCGCCTCAGGAAAGAAACTGA